In the genome of Marispirochaeta sp., one region contains:
- a CDS encoding LacI family DNA-binding transcriptional regulator, with protein MKRITISDIAKAAGVSKATVSRVLSKSGIVNKETRVRILEIMERMNYIPNQLAQGLAGAPTRTIGVVIDELSNPFFIEIAEGVDWVLNSQNYSMQLSSSRWIEERETALARSLISSRVDGVLLAPVRPDSPAIQMLKQSGIPLVIINCIPVDTEISYVTCDNRSGGRLAADYINKLQKEQTIVITGFKHQSLKDRITGFLEGFNTNQGPVRRYQGIKTFGDGYDLVPILMTRDQIHEKKTVLFVTNDNVTLGIMEHLAELSVPIPDKVAIVGYDDIRLSSMCRIPLTTVSQSIRDIGRIAAMELLDLMAHPDSPPRKHLLSPRFVIRESS; from the coding sequence ATGAAGAGAATAACTATTTCCGACATCGCAAAAGCTGCAGGAGTTTCAAAGGCAACAGTATCCCGGGTACTCTCAAAGTCCGGGATCGTAAACAAGGAAACCAGGGTGCGCATCCTGGAAATCATGGAGCGCATGAACTATATCCCCAACCAGCTCGCCCAGGGACTTGCGGGGGCCCCGACGCGCACCATAGGCGTTGTAATTGATGAGCTCTCTAACCCCTTTTTCATAGAGATTGCAGAGGGAGTCGACTGGGTCCTCAACTCCCAGAACTACTCCATGCAGCTTTCCAGCTCCCGCTGGATTGAAGAGCGTGAGACAGCCCTGGCACGTTCCCTGATAAGCAGCAGGGTCGATGGGGTACTGCTCGCCCCGGTACGCCCTGATTCACCGGCAATCCAGATGCTGAAACAATCCGGAATCCCCCTGGTCATCATTAACTGCATCCCGGTAGATACGGAAATTTCCTATGTAACATGCGATAATCGGAGTGGAGGAAGGCTCGCAGCAGATTACATTAACAAGCTGCAAAAAGAACAGACCATTGTGATAACGGGCTTTAAACATCAATCCCTCAAGGACAGGATTACCGGATTCCTTGAAGGTTTTAACACAAATCAGGGCCCGGTCAGACGCTATCAGGGGATAAAAACCTTTGGCGACGGCTATGACCTGGTTCCGATACTGATGACCCGCGACCAGATCCACGAGAAAAAAACCGTCCTGTTCGTAACCAATGACAACGTCACTCTGGGAATTATGGAGCATCTGGCTGAACTCTCCGTACCCATTCCGGATAAGGTTGCAATTGTCGGATACGATGACATCAGGCTTTCCAGCATGTGCAGGATACCCCTGACAACCGTTTCACAGTCGATCCGCGACATTGGCAGAATAGCGGCTATGGAACTCCTCGACCTCATGGCCCATCCGGATTCACCTCCGCGAAAACACCTTCTGAGCCCCCGGTTCGTCATCCGGGAATCCAGCTGA
- a CDS encoding pyridoxal phosphate-dependent aminotransferase — MKEIRKSRKLDDVCYDIRGPVLSEAQRLEEEGFHVMKLNTGNPYAFGFNAPDELLHDVVLNLHEAQGYIDSKGLFPARKAVMQYCQQIGIDGVGIEDIYIGNGVSELITMAMQGLLDSGDEVLIPSPDYPLWTAAATLSGGKAVHYRCDEESSWYPDIADIASRITDRTRGIVIINPNNPTGSVYPKEILEQIVELARQHDLIVFSDEIYDKILYDDTVHTPTASLADDILMVTFNGLSKVYRAAGFRAGWMIISGRKSHAEDYLEGLSMLSNMRLCANVPAQYAIQAALGGYQSIKDLLLPGGRLREQRDIAYRMLTEIPGITCVKPQGALYLFPKIDTDRFGIVDDMKFILDFLKEKKVLMVQGTGFNWPDPDHFRIVFLPRVDELEYVLGALQDFLETYRQV; from the coding sequence ATGAAGGAGATCAGGAAGTCCCGTAAGCTTGATGATGTCTGCTACGACATTCGGGGGCCGGTCCTTAGTGAGGCCCAGCGTCTGGAGGAAGAGGGCTTTCATGTAATGAAGCTGAACACTGGCAATCCCTATGCCTTTGGTTTTAATGCTCCTGATGAGCTTCTGCATGACGTAGTACTGAATCTTCATGAAGCGCAAGGATACATCGATTCCAAAGGTCTCTTCCCGGCCCGTAAGGCGGTAATGCAGTACTGTCAGCAGATCGGAATCGACGGGGTCGGCATTGAGGATATCTACATCGGTAACGGCGTCAGCGAACTGATTACCATGGCCATGCAGGGCCTGCTGGATAGCGGTGACGAGGTTCTGATCCCCTCTCCGGATTATCCTCTCTGGACGGCCGCCGCCACCCTCTCCGGAGGGAAGGCCGTTCACTACCGCTGCGACGAAGAGTCTTCCTGGTATCCGGACATAGCGGATATCGCTTCCAGGATTACCGATCGTACACGGGGCATTGTAATCATCAATCCCAACAATCCAACCGGGAGTGTCTATCCGAAGGAGATCCTGGAGCAGATTGTCGAACTGGCGCGGCAGCATGACCTGATCGTTTTTTCCGACGAGATCTACGACAAAATTCTTTATGATGATACTGTGCATACACCCACCGCATCCCTGGCGGATGATATTTTGATGGTGACCTTTAACGGTCTCTCAAAAGTCTATCGGGCCGCCGGTTTTCGGGCGGGGTGGATGATAATCAGCGGCAGAAAGTCCCACGCCGAGGATTACCTGGAAGGACTGTCCATGCTGTCAAACATGAGGCTCTGCGCCAATGTTCCGGCCCAGTACGCAATCCAGGCCGCTCTGGGGGGGTATCAAAGTATCAAGGATCTCCTGCTCCCCGGCGGACGTCTGCGGGAACAGCGGGACATTGCCTACCGTATGCTGACAGAGATTCCGGGAATCACCTGTGTAAAACCCCAAGGGGCACTCTACCTTTTTCCGAAGATCGATACCGACCGTTTTGGAATCGTCGACGACATGAAGTTCATACTGGATTTTCTGAAGGAGAAAAAGGTGCTGATGGTTCAGGGGACGGGATTCAACTGGCCCGATCCTGATCACTTCCGAATCGTTTTTCTTCCCCGGGTAGATGAACTTGAGTATGTCCTGGGCGCTCTGCAGGATTTCCTGGAGACCTACCGTCAGGTATAA
- a CDS encoding CoA-binding protein codes for MQVAILGASRNPERYSHKAFSMLRQHGYKVVPVHPTLKEIEGVPVRNSLAEIKENIHTLTLYLGPRHIGSEIDAIINLKPERVIFNPGTESDELKAALDSAGIPYMEACTLVLLSTGQFEKDAALLN; via the coding sequence ATGCAGGTAGCTATCCTCGGTGCAAGCCGTAATCCGGAACGATATTCCCACAAGGCATTTTCAATGCTGCGCCAGCACGGATACAAGGTGGTTCCCGTACATCCGACTCTAAAGGAGATTGAAGGGGTCCCGGTCCGCAACTCCCTTGCGGAGATAAAAGAAAATATTCATACCCTTACCCTTTACCTGGGGCCCCGTCATATAGGCAGCGAGATTGACGCGATTATTAATCTGAAACCGGAGAGGGTAATATTCAACCCGGGAACCGAGTCTGACGAGCTGAAGGCAGCCCTCGATTCTGCGGGGATTCCCTATATGGAGGCCTGTACCCTGGTGCTGCTCTCTACGGGGCAGTTTGAAAAGGACGCCGCCCTCCTGAATTAA